The region GTTGTCGAGGTGAGCGGCTGCAGATTGGAGTTCGGTACGCGGTCACCATTGATCTGTGCCAGCGGAGCGCCCAGGTGAGCACCGGCCAGTCCGTAATACAGAGACAGGTTGTACGGGTCGGTATCACCACCGGCCTGCGCCCACGAGCCTCTAAATTTCAGATAGTTAACGGCTTTCGGCATTCTAACCGCTTCTGACAGCACAAAGCTACCACCAACGGATGGGTACAGAATACTGTTGTTACCTTTAGCCAACGTCGAGAACCAGTCGTTACGAGCCGTAGCCGTTACGAACAGATAACCTTTATACGAGAATTCAGCCGAACCATATACCGAGTTGATCCGCTTCTCGATGTAGTTTTCGCTGGAGTTACGGGCAGCCGGGTCGATGTTCGATATATCGTAGAAGTACGGGATATTGAAGTTGTTGCCGCCGTAGTTTGAGTTCTGGTACACCTGACGCATCAGGTTACCACCGAACAGCGCATTTACACCAAATGCTTCGCCAAACTTCCGGTTAACACCCAACAGCAATTCGGTATTGGTTTCCGTGAAGTTGCGGTTGGCAACGTTCATACCGCCCCGAGGCTGGAAGGGTGTACCATACGGCGTAATGCTCAGGTTCCGGTAGTTGAAGTTATCGAAGCCCAGACGACCCCGTAAGAACAGCCAGTCAGTGAAGTTGTACCGAGGCTCTATTACACCGATGATCCGGCCTTTTTTGTCCTCCTGACGCCAGTCGTAGGCAGCGATATAAGGGTTTTGAATATAGATGTTATCCGACCAGGTTTTCTCCGAACCATCCGCATTATACCGGCTTTGCTCCAGTGCTGCTATACCCAGCGATGTAGGCATGGCATTCAGAGCATAGGTTGCGCTACCCGGTGAGTCAGATAAGCGGGGACGGTTGTTGGTGCGTTCCAGGATATACTTGACGTTGGTAACGACAGACAGGTTTTTACCCAGATTCGCATTGAGATTCAAGGCGAAATTGTTCCGGCGCAGACCGCTATTGGGAACAACCGCCTTGTTGTTGAGGTCATTCATCGACAGGCGGTACGTCATCGATTCGGTAGCTCCCGTAAGCGCAACCGAGTTGGTAAAGGTGCTTCCTACCCGGTAGAAATTCTGCTGGTTATCCCGAACAGCCGAGTAAGGCCGGGAAACGCCATCAAATTGAATAACACTGCTTCCGTCCAATTTGCTACCCCAGCTATTCGATGTCAGCGCTTCGGCAATGGTTGTTGGCTTAATGCCATTGTTTCCCATACCGTACTCGTACTGATAATCTTTGTAGGTAGGTAGCAACAGGCTCTCACCAACAAAGTTGCTGTTGACCTCAACACCAATGCCTTTGTTGGCTTTACCTCCTTTCGTCGTCACCAGAATAACCCCGTTCGAAGCCCGTGAGCCATACAGCGCCGAAGCCGTAGCTCCTTTCAGTACGCTGATGGTTTCGATTTCGTCCGGGTTGAGACTGGAGATACCATCGCCACCGTCGCCACCACCCCACATACCTGCAGAGCCCTGGTTGTCATTATTGATGGGCGTGCCATCAACAACGATCAGCGGCTGGTTATTTCCGGAGATCGATCCATTACCCCGGATAATGATTCGTGCCGAGCCCCCCGGGCCAGTGGCGGTATTGGCGATGTTCAGGCCCGCTACCCGACCCTGTAGTGAGTTCGCTACGTTGACCGTCCGGGCCTGCGTGAGTTCCTCGCCCTTTACTTCACTTACAGAATAACCAAGTGCTTTTTTCTCCTTCTTGATACCAAGAGCCGTAACCACCACCTCATCCAATACCGACGACTGAGGAGCCAGGGACACATTGATAACCGAGCTATTGCCGACAACAACATCCTTGGCTACATAGCCAATAAAACTGACGGTTAAGGTAGAGCCTTTGGGTACCTGAATGCGGTAATCGCCCTTTTCGTCTGAAATAGCCCCCTGACGGCTACCTTTCACCACTACGTTGGCCCCGTAGATAGGCGCTCCTCCTTCGCCCGTTATGCGTCCCTTCACCTCAACGCTCTGGGCAAAACTGAGCGTCGTAAGCAGTGTAAGAACCAGGATTTTGAAATAAAGTAAGTGTTTTTGCATAATTGTGAATTAAGGATATAGTACAACAAACTAACAATTTCGCTAACAGAGCCTTATGGCAAGGCAAGTAGGAAAAGCACATTACTAAGTAAAAGCTAATTTTTTATAAAGTAATACTACTCAAAGGTAAATAGTTTTTAGAGTATGTTATGCCCTAAATAATTATATTTTTAAATAACGGATACTTGTCAGATTATAAATTACAGATCGCGGTTTGAACCATTTTAGCATCTTTGTATTGCTGACTTGAACATCTCTTCGGTTTGGGTTCTGTCAAATCCAGTTCAGGTAATTCTTAAAAGATTAAAGCATTACGAATGAGTAAGCATATAGATCAATTGACATGGATAAGCCTTATACTAGCTTTACTTTGTGTAAAACCGCTTCTTGCCGACAATCCCAAATACAAACCTATAGATACCAAAGCCACTAAAGAGACAAAAGCCTTATACCGTAATCTGCACAAACTGGCCAAAAAGCATATTCTATTTGGTCATCAGCACGCCACCGAATACGGACATGGCTGGGCGGGCGATGACAACCGCTCCGACGTTAAATCAGTTAGTGGGTCGCATCCGGCCGTAATTGGGGTCGACTTTAGTGGTTTGTCGGGCAGGCCAACTGCGGCCATTGACAAAGCAAAAGAGTCACTTCGGAAGCAGATTGTCGATACCTACGACCGGGGTGGCGTAACTACGGTAGCCTGGCACTTCTCAAACCCAGCTTCCAAAGGAGGCTTCTACTGGGTCGATTCTGTTTCTGCTCCCGCCGTGTCGTTGCTGATTCCCGGCGGCTCGCATCATGAGCAATACAAAGAAATACTCCGCACGATCGGCGATTTGGCAAAGTCAGTGAAGGGGAAAGACGGTACGCTGGCCCCAATGATTTTTCGTCCCTATCATGAATTCGACGGGGGGTGGTTTTGGTGGGGAAAGCCCCACTGCAAGCGGGAAGACTTTATCTCTTTGTGGCAGTTCACCGTTTCCTATCTGCGCGACAGCCTTCAGGTACACAACTTCATTTATGCATTCTCGCCCGATTGCCTGTTCAAAACGGAAGCAGAGTACCTCGAACGGTATCCGGGAGATGAATGGGTCGACATGCTCGGCATGGACAATTACGCCGACTTTGGGCGTAATGGACGTTACAATGTGGCTGCGGGTATTCAGAAACTCAAGATCGTGTCTGACTATGCCCAAAAAGCTGGCAAACTAGCCGCATTTACAGAGACAGGGCTGGAATCTATACCCGACACGACCTGGTGGACAAACACGTTGCTAAAATCCCTGAAAGCCGAGAAAATGCGGCTTTCCTATGTGCTCGTCTGGCGAAACGACAGGCAAAGTCCCACGCATTATTACGCTCCTTATCCCGGTCAGGCCAGTGTGCCGGATTTCCTTAACTTTTACCATGACCCGTACACCTTGTTCGAGACCGACCTGCCGAATATGTATAAACGCAAGCTATTTTTCTAAGGCTGGTTAGTATCTCAGGTAATTGCTATCTGGGATGCTGTCAGAATATGGGCTTGATACCCGCTTTCTTTAAGCGCTCAATAACGAACTCGCCGATAGCTCTGCCCTGATCCTGCCCGTTTTCAATAGCATCGCGGTAGTGTATACCACCGTATAACCGGGAGATAGCGGCTTCAGAAGCGGCCTGTCGGAACGAGGTAAACCGGCGCTCAGGAAGCTCAAAAATCACCTCAGTATTGTCTGTAAAGCTGAAGTTATCACCCATCAGGTAGGTTAGCAGTTCGGCCACAGCGGTTGAGATAACACTATGGCCGCTGGTATATTCCGGAAAGGGTGGCGTTTGCAGGAGTGGCTGCCAGCGCACGTTGATGTAGCGATTAATGACCGTTTCGGGACGGATTCGGCTGCTGCGGTACTTCTCGTCCCAGCAACTGATGAAGGCATCCATCAGCGTCATGGCAACCAGCGATTGTACCATAAGAGCGTTATCAAACGATAATTTAGCCTTGGTGGCTGCCAGACTTGTTATGTTCATCCAGTGACCACCGGGGCTTATCTTCTTAAAGCCAATCGACATGTGGCCCGATGTGTTGACGGCAAATGGATTACAGTCCCAATACGACGCGATAAACCGTTGTTCGTCGGTCAGCTTATTTCCTATCTGATATACTTCCTGTGCCAGTTTATGAAACTCACTAGTTGTGTCTTTACTGAAGGCAACGGGTGGCTTTGGCCTGAACTGGCTGCAGGAATCGATCATCATGGGGCGAATAATGCGCCAGTGCGGCTCAATGGCCTCAATATAAGCCGGTGGTGTTGGATACCAGAAGCCATCGGCTTTGCTCGGTCGGTAGCGGGTGCGGGCGCTTAGGTTTCGGTAATTATCGGCAGCGGCATAGGCCAGTACTTTTTTCGCCATCTCCTGTGCCACACCTACCGATTGCTGAATAATTGGCTCCGGGTACTTCTCGGCCCGAAGTTGATCAAGTAGCTTTTTTTCTTCATCCTCAAGCATATAGCCTGAGGGTAGAATCAATCGCCCCGTTTCCAGAATGCAGTACAGAGCCGCAATCTGGTAATTATCCGCTCTGGCAGTTTCCAGATTTGTCTGTCCAAGGCTCCGGATAAACGTAGTTGGCGACACTACCGTTTGCTGATGCCGGGCCACAATTTCGTGGGCACCCAGCAGGCAATAAGTATAAAACCGGCTGGCAGCGGGCGGATTGACAACATCGTGGATCATCACCATGGTTACCGCAAAAACCGTTGGCTGAAGATGCTGGCTAAGGTCTTTTGTCGCTACTTCAGCCTTCGCCGAAACGCTTAACACCAGCCACACATAAATGAATAGCATCCGTTTCATAGTTTTTGCTTTTTGTACACCTGCAACGGCTGATTGAAGGCTCCGATCAGTAAACACCTGTTCTGATTGATTCCGATATCAACAACCGATTTTACATCACCAATCACGGATAAACCCGAAGCAGGCTGGCTCACATACGTAAAACCTCCCTTACCATCTCCTTTCAGTAAACAGCCGTAGTTCGCGTCCATGCTACCCAGTTTTAACCGATTGTCCGATTTGTTTCCCAACAGCAGTACGTCCAGTTGACCATCCCGGTCAAAATCCTCACATAGCATGTTTGTGACCGGAGCGAACTGGGCTTCTATTGGCAGAATCTGTTTTTCAAATTGTCCTTTTTTCGACAGAAAACAGACAGAATGGCACTCCGTAGCCGTCAGTTTCGGCGCGTTGGCCAGGTCATCGGCAGGTAGGATAGTGCTAATAGTCGCATTTGCGTAGTCTTTGTAAAACGCAAATTTCTTGCGCATCGCGTAGATCTGATCATTCAGTTCATCGCGGCTTACAAACGGATACGATGTTCCCTGAACGTAGAAACTAACGAAGGGATCGATAGAGCCATTGTTATCAAAATCGGCGTAGACAAGCTCGACAGGCTCTTTAGATGAATACTTAATCTGTGAATTAGTACCCAGATTTCCGGCCAGAATATCATTCTGTCCATCTCCATTTACATCAGCTATCGTTAGCGACAGCCAGAAGCCTTTCTCCTCCTCCGGGAAATACTGCTTCGTTTTATCGACAAACCCATCTTTTGTATTCAGGTAGATTTT is a window of Spirosoma linguale DSM 74 DNA encoding:
- a CDS encoding TonB-dependent receptor plug (PFAM: TonB-dependent receptor plug~KEGG: mxa:MXAN_4746 TonB-dependent receptor), encoding MQKHLLYFKILVLTLLTTLSFAQSVEVKGRITGEGGAPIYGANVVVKGSRQGAISDEKGDYRIQVPKGSTLTVSFIGYVAKDVVVGNSSVINVSLAPQSSVLDEVVVTALGIKKEKKALGYSVSEVKGEELTQARTVNVANSLQGRVAGLNIANTATGPGGSARIIIRGNGSISGNNQPLIVVDGTPINNDNQGSAGMWGGGDGGDGISSLNPDEIETISVLKGATASALYGSRASNGVILVTTKGGKANKGIGVEVNSNFVGESLLLPTYKDYQYEYGMGNNGIKPTTIAEALTSNSWGSKLDGSSVIQFDGVSRPYSAVRDNQQNFYRVGSTFTNSVALTGATESMTYRLSMNDLNNKAVVPNSGLRRNNFALNLNANLGKNLSVVTNVKYILERTNNRPRLSDSPGSATYALNAMPTSLGIAALEQSRYNADGSEKTWSDNIYIQNPYIAAYDWRQEDKKGRIIGVIEPRYNFTDWLFLRGRLGFDNFNYRNLSITPYGTPFQPRGGMNVANRNFTETNTELLLGVNRKFGEAFGVNALFGGNLMRQVYQNSNYGGNNFNIPYFYDISNIDPAARNSSENYIEKRINSVYGSAEFSYKGYLFVTATARNDWFSTLAKGNNSILYPSVGGSFVLSEAVRMPKAVNYLKFRGSWAQAGGDTDPYNLSLYYGLAGAHLGAPLAQINGDRVPNSNLQPLTSTTSEAGLETRLFNNKLSIDFAVYSRKTTNDIVGATISNTSGYNSALFNVGEISNKGIELLLTYRLASSKDFSWDASFNMGYNKSEVVSLYGNLTTLRVDENRTRIAYIHQDVGLPYSQVKGFTYKRNSAGAIVYDSQGYPMQGDLVNFGTGVAPTTLGFNNSFRYKGIGISFLIDGKFGGVIYSGTNAYANRRGLLKSTLEGRETGIVGVGVNEKGEPNTVKVPAQQYYERLFNIADPFVYSADFLKLRQVIIDYTIPARVFGKSPIKGASISIVGRNLAILMKHTPNIDPESTYNNSNAQGLELAGVPATRTLGVNLNLKF
- a CDS encoding Mannan endo-1,4-beta-mannosidase (PFAM: glycoside hydrolase family 26~KEGG: cja:CJA_0236 endo-1,4-beta mannanase, putative, man26C), translating into MSKHIDQLTWISLILALLCVKPLLADNPKYKPIDTKATKETKALYRNLHKLAKKHILFGHQHATEYGHGWAGDDNRSDVKSVSGSHPAVIGVDFSGLSGRPTAAIDKAKESLRKQIVDTYDRGGVTTVAWHFSNPASKGGFYWVDSVSAPAVSLLIPGGSHHEQYKEILRTIGDLAKSVKGKDGTLAPMIFRPYHEFDGGWFWWGKPHCKREDFISLWQFTVSYLRDSLQVHNFIYAFSPDCLFKTEAEYLERYPGDEWVDMLGMDNYADFGRNGRYNVAAGIQKLKIVSDYAQKAGKLAAFTETGLESIPDTTWWTNTLLKSLKAEKMRLSYVLVWRNDRQSPTHYYAPYPGQASVPDFLNFYHDPYTLFETDLPNMYKRKLFF
- a CDS encoding hypothetical protein (KEGG: nmu:Nmul_A0927 phosphoesterase, PA- phosphatase related) produces the protein MKRMLFIYVWLVLSVSAKAEVATKDLSQHLQPTVFAVTMVMIHDVVNPPAASRFYTYCLLGAHEIVARHQQTVVSPTTFIRSLGQTNLETARADNYQIAALYCILETGRLILPSGYMLEDEEKKLLDQLRAEKYPEPIIQQSVGVAQEMAKKVLAYAAADNYRNLSARTRYRPSKADGFWYPTPPAYIEAIEPHWRIIRPMMIDSCSQFRPKPPVAFSKDTTSEFHKLAQEVYQIGNKLTDEQRFIASYWDCNPFAVNTSGHMSIGFKKISPGGHWMNITSLAATKAKLSFDNALMVQSLVAMTLMDAFISCWDEKYRSSRIRPETVINRYINVRWQPLLQTPPFPEYTSGHSVISTAVAELLTYLMGDNFSFTDNTEVIFELPERRFTSFRQAASEAAISRLYGGIHYRDAIENGQDQGRAIGEFVIERLKKAGIKPIF